The following are encoded together in the Malaya genurostris strain Urasoe2022 chromosome 3, Malgen_1.1, whole genome shotgun sequence genome:
- the LOC131438261 gene encoding PXMP2/4 family protein 3 has protein sequence MSMLSKPIYGLLGSYFEQLFNHPVRTKAITSCVIATSANLCSQKIAGTKKINTDSLVAYGLFGLIFSGPLSHFFYLWLDRITEDRRFKQMLMLLGERAFFAPALSALSLYFITRFEGKTHEEGVKNLNDLYRIIVLNNWKYLTLPVLINFRFVPPMLRVLVANFIGFCWIIFLSAKRRKVEQRRRQAEEKKVLE, from the exons ATGTCGATGTTGTCGAAACCTATTTATGGGTTACTGGGATCGTACTTTGAACAACTATTTAATCACCCTGTGAGAACCAAGGCAATTACTAG CTGTGTCATTGCAACTTCGGCCAACTTGTGCTCACAGAAAATTGCCGGCACGAAGAAAATCAACACCGACAGTTTAGTGGCCTATGGATTGTTTGGGCTGATATTCAGCGGACCTTTGTCTCATTTTTTCTATCTATGGCTGGATCGGATCACCGAAGATCGCCGTTTCAAGCAGATGTTGATGCTGCTGGGTGAACGAGCATTTTTCGCACCAGCACTAAGTGCCCTCTCGTTGTATTTCATCACACGGTTCGAAGGAAAGACCCACGAGGAAGGTGTTAAGAATTTGAACGATTTGTACAGGATTATAGTGCTGAATAACTGGAAGTACCTTACGCTACCGGTCTTGATCAACTTTAGATTTGTGCCACCAATG CTTCGAGTTCTAGTTGCAAATTTCATCGGTTTCTGTTGGATAATATTCTTGTCAGCTAAACGCCGGAAGGTAGAACAACGCAGACGTCAAGCAGAAGAGAAAAAAGTTCTTGAGTGA